From the genome of Candidatus Roizmanbacteria bacterium, one region includes:
- a CDS encoding histidine phosphatase family protein yields the protein MKSRIIYIIRHPQTVYNLRGIFQGLSDSPITEEGFAQLSTLHKKFDSLKLEKIYSSPLKRCVTVAESFMHSHNVQVKYDDRLKEICYGSWDEKSKQDVGYAQIKREKDKNRFSYIHPGQYNGTDGESYKQLYERLCPFWEELGERNENTVLVIGHTGVMIAARKHFENISEKEISEYRPSNMEVLKYEVV from the coding sequence ATGAAGTCTAGAATAATATATATCATTCGGCACCCACAAACAGTCTATAACTTACGAGGAATATTCCAAGGATTGTCTGACTCACCTATAACTGAAGAAGGCTTTGCTCAACTCAGCACACTTCATAAGAAATTTGATTCGCTGAAACTGGAAAAAATATACTCGAGTCCCCTTAAACGGTGTGTAACCGTAGCCGAAAGTTTTATGCACTCACATAACGTGCAGGTCAAGTATGATGATAGGCTCAAAGAAATTTGCTATGGAAGCTGGGATGAGAAAAGTAAACAAGATGTTGGGTACGCACAGATCAAACGAGAGAAGGATAAGAACAGATTTAGCTACATACATCCTGGACAGTACAACGGCACTGATGGAGAGAGCTATAAGCAGCTTTACGAGAGGCTTTGTCCTTTCTGGGAGGAGTTAGGAGAGAGAAATGAAAACACGGTTCTTGTCATAGGTCATACGGGAGTTATGATTGCGGCAAGAAAGCACTTTGAAAACATAAGCGAAAAAGAGATTAGCGAGTATCGGCCAAGTAATATGGAGGTTCTTAAATATGAAGTTGTATAA
- a CDS encoding NTP transferase domain-containing protein yields the protein MIKKNLMVNGEFYVCPVYNELISKGRVIKHFRSMRCGVLELLRMLKSSRDTIKETLKVIVPMAGRGSRFAAEADTNPAYQVPKPLIDVKGRPMVVWALDSLKKLEFKPEDLIFVCQQEHDDKYSVAASLKNIFGEHITVVLIPAVTRGAVETVLMVKKYVDPEEEIIISDSDHFFDGTNLVNEITNSRNKVDGIIPVFKVVDKDPKWSYTLTDVDNFALAVGEKDEALAAKGAYANIGAYYFAKSKVFFSVAEEAVRINEMYGAEGKMEFYVAPMYQRMLDKGLKVKVAIISEVWGLGTPKDLENFLSNYNK from the coding sequence ATGATCAAAAAGAACCTAATGGTAAATGGCGAGTTTTATGTCTGTCCGGTTTATAATGAACTCATATCCAAAGGAAGGGTTATAAAGCATTTCAGGTCGATGAGATGTGGAGTTTTGGAACTCCTGAGGATGTTGAAAAGTTCGAGAGATACTATAAAGGAGACTTTGAAAGTAATTGTTCCAATGGCCGGACGAGGTTCTCGATTTGCGGCGGAGGCAGATACGAATCCTGCATATCAAGTGCCAAAACCTCTAATTGATGTTAAAGGTCGTCCAATGGTAGTGTGGGCATTAGATTCATTGAAGAAACTAGAGTTTAAGCCAGAGGACTTAATATTTGTCTGCCAGCAGGAGCATGATGACAAGTATAGTGTCGCAGCTTCATTAAAAAACATATTTGGTGAACATATTACAGTTGTTTTGATACCTGCGGTAACAAGAGGTGCTGTTGAGACGGTACTAATGGTGAAAAAATATGTCGATCCAGAGGAGGAAATTATAATATCGGATAGCGATCATTTTTTTGATGGAACGAATTTGGTCAATGAAATTACGAATAGTAGAAATAAAGTTGATGGAATAATTCCTGTCTTTAAGGTTGTAGACAAAGATCCGAAGTGGAGCTATACGCTAACCGACGTGGATAATTTTGCCCTGGCCGTGGGCGAAAAGGATGAAGCACTTGCCGCAAAAGGAGCGTATGCAAATATTGGTGCTTATTATTTCGCAAAGAGTAAGGTGTTTTTCTCTGTCGCAGAAGAAGCTGTCAGAATCAATGAGATGTACGGTGCTGAAGGTAAAATGGAGTTTTATGTGGCTCCTATGTACCAACGCATGCTGGATAAAGGATTGAAGGTAAAGGTAGCTATAATTTCTGAGGTTTGGGGTTTGGGAACACCTAAGGATTTAGAAAATTTTCTATCCAATTACAATAAATGA